From Bifidobacterium sp. ESL0790, one genomic window encodes:
- a CDS encoding IS1249 family transposase: protein MRTRSRQARRCPLCGGRMKKDGRTPEGRQRWRCPECSVNRVPRNARGRAAMLRELDSFLARLLGGHTLAEEGRSFRRDRAWCWRVAPVIPMPEMKSHVLETDGTYVNGRCLLVLMDGTTGLVARVRWCAHESIAEYRGLFHGVPAPDVLVSDGMRGMERAAAAEWPGTRLQRCLAHVHRDTNRDLTHKPKSQAAKELKKLSYRLFRVHTAEEAARWGEALNAWHERWRGTVNERTTAKGDPSNPKARAGRKWWWTHERLRRCYKRLERLFRDGSLFAYTDPALLAGGPVPRDTNGLEGGINSPIKRMLDDHRGMPRAHMMRACEWKCYTRSPHPDTGTLLDSYLENRRREAEKTRKETAAGQAVTGDEPGIGTGVDWNEFHTATRYPNATD from the coding sequence ATGAGGACGAGGTCGAGGCAGGCGAGACGGTGCCCGTTGTGCGGCGGGCGGATGAAGAAGGACGGCAGGACACCGGAGGGCCGGCAGCGGTGGCGCTGCCCGGAATGCTCGGTCAACCGAGTGCCGCGCAACGCGAGGGGCCGCGCCGCGATGCTGCGCGAGCTGGACTCGTTCCTCGCCCGCCTGCTGGGCGGCCATACGCTGGCCGAGGAGGGGCGCTCGTTCAGGCGGGACCGCGCCTGGTGCTGGCGGGTCGCCCCGGTGATCCCCATGCCCGAAATGAAGAGCCATGTCCTGGAGACGGACGGCACCTACGTCAACGGCCGGTGCCTGCTGGTGCTGATGGACGGGACGACGGGGCTGGTGGCGCGGGTCCGCTGGTGCGCCCACGAGTCCATCGCGGAGTACCGGGGCCTGTTCCATGGCGTGCCCGCACCGGACGTGCTCGTGAGCGACGGGATGCGGGGCATGGAGCGGGCGGCCGCGGCCGAGTGGCCGGGGACCCGCCTGCAGCGCTGCCTGGCGCACGTGCACCGCGACACGAACCGCGACCTCACCCACAAGCCCAAATCGCAGGCCGCGAAAGAACTGAAGAAGCTGTCCTACCGGCTGTTCAGGGTGCACACTGCCGAGGAGGCGGCCCGTTGGGGCGAGGCGCTCAACGCGTGGCATGAGCGGTGGAGGGGCACCGTCAACGAAAGGACCACCGCGAAAGGCGACCCCTCGAACCCGAAGGCCCGGGCGGGCCGGAAGTGGTGGTGGACGCACGAGCGGCTCCGCCGCTGCTACAAGAGGCTCGAGCGCCTGTTCCGCGACGGCAGCCTGTTCGCCTACACCGACCCCGCGCTCCTGGCCGGCGGGCCCGTGCCCCGCGACACGAACGGGCTCGAGGGCGGGATCAACTCGCCCATCAAGCGCATGCTCGACGACCACCGCGGCATGCCCCGCGCCCACATGATGCGCGCCTGCGAATGGAAATGCTACACGAGGAGCCCGCACCCCGACACCGGGACCCTGCTCGACTCATACCTCGAGAACAGAAGGCGGGAGGCCGAGAAGACAAGGAAAGAGACGGCCGCGGGACAGGCGGTGACCGGCGACGAGCCCGGCATCGGCACTGGCGTCGACTGGAACGAGTTCCACACCGCCACCAGATACCCCAACGCCACCGACTAG
- a CDS encoding type II toxin-antitoxin system RelB/DinJ family antitoxin translates to MTMVQMNVRVDAEVKADVDKILERLGKTPSSVVRDLWDFIKDHGETPDLNTALQNEDLELQKQQELGRIHSMSGIVPKMLENAGLIGRGDDPFAGKSAEELHDYADEQRYLEYLGESEPRW, encoded by the coding sequence ATGACGATGGTGCAGATGAACGTGCGCGTCGACGCTGAGGTGAAAGCCGATGTCGACAAGATTCTTGAACGACTGGGCAAGACGCCCAGCTCGGTGGTGCGCGATTTGTGGGATTTCATCAAAGACCACGGGGAAACACCGGATTTGAACACCGCGTTGCAGAACGAGGACCTGGAATTACAGAAGCAACAGGAGCTCGGACGGATTCATAGCATGAGCGGCATCGTGCCGAAGATGCTGGAGAATGCGGGGCTTATCGGGCGCGGAGACGATCCGTTCGCGGGGAAGTCTGCCGAGGAGCTTCACGATTATGCGGATGAGCAGCGTTATCTCGAGTATCTTGGGGAAAGCGAGCCGCGGTGGTGA
- a CDS encoding isochorismatase family protein gives MAGKALIIVDVQPTFCEGGELGVEGGTAVAERIAQYVKAHKGDYAYIATTQDWHIEPGSHFSDHPDFVDSWPKHGVAGTPNAELMPQIAALGVEHHFKKGQYASAYSGFEGIEDNTDRVQTRDEFAEMQKDGKTLAQGLKGANVDHIDVVGLAESHCVKETALDAKKLGYSVTVFEDMTEPVSKDQGVSARKQMSEAGIELAQGLAD, from the coding sequence ATGGCTGGCAAGGCATTGATTATCGTGGATGTGCAACCGACGTTCTGCGAAGGCGGGGAGTTGGGTGTCGAAGGCGGCACGGCGGTGGCCGAGCGCATCGCCCAATACGTGAAGGCGCATAAGGGGGATTACGCCTATATCGCCACCACCCAGGACTGGCATATCGAGCCGGGCTCTCACTTCTCGGACCATCCGGATTTTGTGGATTCATGGCCCAAGCATGGTGTGGCGGGCACGCCGAACGCCGAGCTCATGCCGCAGATCGCCGCACTTGGGGTCGAGCACCACTTCAAGAAAGGGCAGTATGCCTCGGCGTATTCGGGCTTCGAGGGTATTGAAGACAACACCGACCGTGTGCAGACCCGTGACGAGTTCGCCGAAATGCAGAAGGATGGCAAGACCTTGGCGCAGGGGCTCAAAGGTGCCAACGTCGACCATATCGATGTGGTTGGTCTGGCCGAGTCGCATTGCGTCAAGGAGACCGCGCTTGACGCCAAGAAGCTCGGGTACTCGGTCACTGTTTTCGAAGACATGACCGAGCCAGTGAGCAAGGACCAGGGCGTGAGTGCGCGCAAGCAGATGAGCGAGGCTGGAATTGAGTTGGCGCAGGGGCTTGCCGATTAG
- a CDS encoding PIN domain-containing protein, with protein sequence MSKNIVFDTNILLDMVMHRSVRESKALRLMSQCADRRLNPMCVSLSLKDVDYIVKVNIKRDFKDAAEGVERETVRQLVSRIGWTSVESILKVCEVAAVDGRVCEDALTLRSVHPDYEDDLIVAASRQVDADMVVTGDKDMIRHFPDLCVSVEDALARVEKMDGQ encoded by the coding sequence ATGTCGAAAAACATTGTCTTTGACACCAATATTCTCCTTGACATGGTGATGCATCGTTCCGTACGTGAGTCAAAAGCGTTGAGGCTCATGAGCCAGTGCGCCGATAGGCGGCTGAACCCCATGTGCGTGTCGTTGTCTTTGAAAGACGTGGATTATATCGTCAAGGTCAACATCAAGCGTGATTTCAAAGACGCTGCCGAAGGTGTGGAGCGGGAGACGGTGCGGCAACTGGTCTCACGAATCGGCTGGACCAGTGTCGAGTCCATCCTGAAGGTCTGCGAAGTGGCTGCCGTGGACGGGAGGGTCTGCGAGGATGCGCTCACCTTGCGTTCGGTCCATCCTGATTACGAGGACGACCTTATCGTCGCCGCGTCGCGGCAGGTCGACGCCGACATGGTGGTGACCGGCGACAAAGACATGATCAGGCATTTTCCGGATTTGTGCGTGAGCGTGGAGGACGCGCTCGCACGAGTGGAAAAGATGGACGGGCAATGA
- a CDS encoding thioredoxin domain-containing protein: MGTTKDSRQTNDTYDSADMTDAATNTVPNAPTDSAANAQTETVTASKPTSGNRIKVIFGAVAAVLVVVIVIAAGFAYWNKQHGLERSYSQLQSVTEKPAHSTKQGGVPTFPASAYNPKAPDVDLYVDFLCPNCADLDKQISPTLRKLQAAKQINLYIHPVTFLDAKSKHHYSIRSASAFAYVAAHEPGKALDFVTQLYDKGFQPNNDNKKDITDQQIVDQAIKAGVRRDVAEHSTDGTYKDFVEKASKYTVLRKELFVDIRGDHRFSTPTICINGTMWQYRRLHSLQDVTPTLIQSLGLEEDQVGDKTVMPSIGHHSKALPIQKKFL; the protein is encoded by the coding sequence ATGGGCACCACGAAGGATTCCAGACAGACGAACGACACGTACGATTCCGCCGATATGACCGACGCCGCAACCAATACCGTGCCTAACGCTCCGACCGACTCGGCAGCCAACGCGCAGACCGAAACCGTAACGGCATCAAAACCGACCTCCGGCAACCGTATCAAGGTGATTTTCGGCGCCGTCGCCGCGGTCCTGGTCGTCGTCATCGTCATCGCCGCGGGATTCGCCTATTGGAACAAGCAGCATGGCCTTGAGCGCTCCTACTCCCAGCTGCAATCGGTCACCGAGAAACCCGCGCATTCCACCAAGCAGGGCGGGGTGCCGACATTCCCCGCCAGCGCCTACAACCCCAAGGCCCCTGACGTAGATCTCTACGTCGACTTCCTGTGCCCGAACTGCGCCGACCTCGACAAGCAGATCTCCCCGACGCTCAGGAAGCTGCAGGCGGCCAAGCAGATCAACCTCTACATCCATCCGGTCACGTTCCTTGACGCCAAATCGAAACATCACTATTCCATCCGCTCGGCCAGCGCCTTCGCTTATGTCGCAGCGCACGAGCCCGGCAAGGCGCTCGACTTCGTCACACAGCTCTACGACAAAGGTTTCCAGCCGAACAATGACAACAAGAAGGACATCACTGACCAGCAAATCGTCGATCAGGCCATCAAAGCGGGCGTGCGGCGGGATGTGGCCGAACACTCGACCGACGGCACCTACAAGGATTTCGTGGAGAAAGCCAGCAAATACACAGTGCTGCGCAAGGAGCTTTTCGTCGACATCCGCGGCGATCACCGTTTCTCGACGCCCACCATCTGCATCAACGGCACGATGTGGCAGTACCGGCGGCTCCATTCGCTCCAGGACGTCACGCCCACGCTCATCCAGTCGCTGGGGCTCGAGGAGGACCAGGTCGGCGACAAGACCGTGATGCCCTCGATCGGCCACCACAGCAAGGCACTGCCGATCCAGAAAAAGTTCCTCTGA
- a CDS encoding RecQ family ATP-dependent DNA helicase: MLKGHDVLGVMPTGAGKSICYQVPATILPGLTIVISPLISLMRDQVDALNDAGIAAAFINTTQSADEQGMVLAQAQRGDVRMLYVAPERLETQRFRNFASRVNISLITVDEAHCVSQWGQDFRSSYLGIGEFIDSLPQRPTVAAFTATATEKVRRDIVKLLRLRQPKVTVTGFDRPNLYFDIINMPTKRKNVWIANYAADHADDSGIVYCATRKETEALAEALNKRGIPAVAYHGGMSAEVRNQAQRDFVTDKVPVVVATNAFGMGIDKSNVRYVIHHNMPESIEAYYQEAGRAGRDGEPSRCTLLWNESDIVTRRRLLDMDSDNDRLSPQEQEIVRVSHRRLLNAMIGYCRTTECLHRYMTRYFADPNGVETAAAMGETNQPDSAGDGEVAKTAENEKCGNCANCESTFETINVTDTARAISRCVHDLRQSFGMGKIVSVLRGSKAQDLLNRGLDQVPSYGALHDVPDARIRDVLNQMATDQYLFISEGRLPIVQFGVRAGETAQPDFHYEIKRIERHGRSSATTSSGAAFGSYDADSSHTPAGSSFGDYTPSEEDEALFQKFRELRRTIASEIGKPPYIVFSDKTLRDMARIKPVTDAQFLAVNGVGENKLHLYGPRFMEVVRSN, from the coding sequence ATCCTCAAAGGCCATGATGTGTTGGGCGTCATGCCCACCGGTGCCGGCAAATCCATTTGTTATCAGGTGCCCGCTACCATCCTGCCGGGGTTGACCATCGTCATCTCGCCATTGATTTCGCTGATGCGCGACCAAGTGGACGCGCTGAACGACGCGGGAATCGCCGCCGCGTTCATCAACACCACGCAAAGCGCCGACGAACAGGGCATGGTGCTGGCGCAGGCCCAGCGTGGGGATGTGAGGATGCTTTATGTGGCTCCGGAACGCTTGGAAACGCAGCGATTCCGCAACTTTGCCTCACGGGTCAACATCTCACTGATCACCGTGGACGAGGCGCACTGCGTCTCGCAATGGGGCCAGGACTTCCGCTCGTCCTATCTTGGCATTGGCGAGTTCATCGACTCGCTGCCGCAGCGTCCGACCGTAGCCGCGTTCACCGCCACCGCCACCGAGAAGGTGCGGCGCGACATCGTCAAATTGCTGCGACTGCGTCAGCCCAAGGTCACCGTCACCGGCTTCGACAGACCGAACCTCTATTTCGACATCATCAACATGCCGACGAAACGCAAGAACGTCTGGATCGCGAACTATGCCGCCGACCACGCCGACGACTCGGGCATCGTCTACTGCGCCACGCGCAAGGAGACCGAGGCGCTCGCCGAGGCGTTGAACAAGCGGGGAATCCCCGCCGTCGCCTACCACGGTGGCATGTCCGCCGAGGTACGCAACCAGGCGCAACGTGACTTCGTCACCGACAAGGTGCCGGTCGTCGTCGCCACCAACGCCTTCGGCATGGGCATCGACAAATCCAACGTCCGCTACGTCATTCACCACAACATGCCCGAGAGCATCGAGGCCTACTACCAGGAGGCGGGGCGCGCCGGCCGTGACGGCGAGCCGAGCCGATGCACCTTGCTGTGGAACGAGTCGGACATCGTCACCCGACGCAGGCTACTTGACATGGACTCCGACAATGATCGCTTGAGCCCGCAGGAGCAGGAGATCGTGCGCGTCAGCCACCGTCGATTGCTCAATGCGATGATTGGTTACTGCCGAACTACCGAATGTCTGCACCGCTATATGACCCGGTATTTCGCCGATCCGAACGGTGTGGAGACGGCCGCTGCGATGGGCGAGACGAACCAGCCTGACAGCGCCGGCGATGGGGAAGTGGCGAAAACCGCCGAGAATGAGAAGTGCGGCAACTGCGCGAATTGCGAAAGCACTTTCGAGACCATCAACGTCACCGATACCGCACGTGCCATCAGCCGGTGTGTGCACGACCTTCGCCAGAGTTTCGGCATGGGCAAGATCGTCTCCGTGCTGCGCGGCTCCAAGGCCCAGGATCTCCTCAACCGTGGGCTCGACCAAGTGCCCAGCTATGGCGCTTTGCACGATGTGCCCGACGCCCGTATCCGTGACGTGCTCAACCAGATGGCCACCGACCAATATCTGTTCATCTCCGAAGGCAGACTGCCGATCGTGCAGTTCGGAGTCCGAGCCGGTGAGACCGCCCAGCCTGATTTCCATTACGAGATCAAGCGCATCGAACGCCATGGCCGTTCATCGGCCACGACATCTTCGGGTGCCGCGTTCGGCTCCTACGACGCCGATTCCTCACATACGCCTGCTGGTTCATCGTTCGGCGACTACACGCCAAGCGAGGAGGACGAGGCCCTGTTCCAGAAGTTCCGTGAGCTGCGCCGTACCATCGCCAGCGAAATCGGCAAGCCACCCTACATCGTCTTCTCCGACAAGACCCTGCGTGACATGGCCCGCATCAAGCCCGTCACCGACGCCCAATTCCTGGCCGTCAACGGCGTCGGCGAAAACAAGCTCCACCTCTACGGCCCCCGTTTCATGGAGGTCGTTCGGTCGAACTAG
- the ileS gene encoding mupirocin-resistant isoleucine--tRNA ligase produces the protein MSESTNSHVYPKASVGEQGAHVAPNPSFPKMEESVLDYWDKDDTFEKSIDRNPSGDHSDNEFVFFDGPPFANGLPHYGHLLTGYAKDVIPRYQTMKGRKVNRVFGWDTHGLPAELEAQKELGIESVDQIEEMGIEKFNDACRKSVLKYTNEWKDYVHRQARWVDFEHGYKTLNTTYMESVMWAFKTLYDKGLAYKGYRVLPYCPKDRTPLSAHELRMDADVYQDRQDITLSVAVKMRDEDDAYAVFWTTTPWTVPTNFLIVVGEDIDYVEVKPTEGKFAGKKFYLGKPLLGSYAKELGENYEIVRELKGKELVGRRYWPVFPYFAGDEAESEGHIPGPNAYQILAADYVDTVEGTGMVHQAVYGEDDMNTLNAAGVNCIDVLDASCTFTADCPDYEGMYVFDANLPILRNLRNGDGPLARIPEDHRALLFQEKSYVHSYPHCWRCGTPLIYKPVSSWFVSVTKIKDRLLKNNQLINWIPENVKDGQFGKWLQNARDWSISRNRFWGSPIPVWVSDDPKYPRVDVYGSLDQLKADFGDYPRDGEGNVNMHRPYIDNLTRVNPDDPTGKSHMHRISDVLDCWFESGSMPFAQFHYPFENKEYFEQHFPADYVVEYIGQTRGWFYVLHVMATALFDKPAFKNVICHGIVLGDDGQKMSKHLRNYPDVNGVFNDYGSDAMRWFLMSSPILRGGNLIVTADGIRDTVRQVLLPVWSSYYFFTLYANAANGGKGYDARALKPEEVAGLPQMDRYLLARTRRLVVSVEHALDTFAISEACAAVQDFIDMLTNWYIRNNRERFWDEDENAFNTLYTVLEVLMRVMAPLAPMESESIWRGLTGGESVHLAEWPFVTVQDEESHDVGATAESESELDHGKETELGRVLVDDPALVAAMEQVREVVSGTLSLRKASQIRVRQPLAKLTVLVDDPEAVAAYDDILKTELNVKDVEFSTLADAPKQGLKIVHDLKVNARAAGPRLGKQVQFAIKASKSGDWHVDESGAPVVETPDGDLKLVEGEYTLVNQVEEVGAKDRANDVSAALPSGGFVILDTELNDDLIAEGYARDAIRAVQDARKAADLDIADRITLTLDVPAADAPKAEQFRDLIAHETLATTLTINADPTADELKATVAKA, from the coding sequence GTGAGCGAATCCACCAATTCCCATGTGTATCCCAAGGCGTCCGTAGGCGAGCAAGGCGCGCACGTCGCGCCGAACCCGAGCTTCCCCAAGATGGAGGAGTCGGTGCTCGACTATTGGGACAAGGACGACACCTTCGAGAAATCCATCGACCGCAACCCCAGCGGCGACCACAGCGACAACGAATTCGTCTTCTTCGACGGCCCGCCGTTCGCCAACGGCCTGCCGCATTACGGCCATCTGCTGACCGGTTACGCCAAGGACGTCATTCCGCGCTACCAGACCATGAAGGGCCGCAAAGTCAACCGCGTCTTCGGCTGGGACACCCACGGCCTGCCCGCCGAACTTGAGGCGCAGAAGGAACTCGGCATCGAATCGGTTGACCAGATCGAGGAAATGGGCATCGAGAAGTTCAACGACGCCTGCCGCAAGTCCGTCCTGAAATATACCAACGAGTGGAAGGACTACGTCCACCGTCAGGCCCGCTGGGTCGATTTCGAGCATGGCTACAAGACCCTCAACACCACCTACATGGAATCGGTGATGTGGGCGTTCAAGACCCTTTACGACAAGGGCCTGGCCTACAAGGGCTACCGTGTGCTGCCGTACTGCCCGAAGGACCGCACTCCGCTTTCCGCACACGAGCTGCGCATGGATGCCGATGTCTATCAGGACCGTCAGGACATCACCCTCTCCGTCGCCGTTAAGATGCGTGACGAGGACGACGCCTACGCCGTCTTTTGGACAACTACGCCTTGGACCGTGCCGACCAACTTCCTTATTGTCGTTGGTGAGGATATCGATTATGTCGAGGTCAAGCCCACCGAGGGCAAGTTCGCCGGCAAGAAGTTCTACTTGGGCAAGCCGTTGCTCGGTTCGTATGCCAAGGAACTCGGCGAGAACTATGAGATCGTCCGCGAGCTCAAGGGCAAGGAGCTGGTCGGCCGTCGCTACTGGCCGGTCTTCCCGTACTTCGCGGGGGATGAGGCTGAGTCCGAAGGACATATCCCCGGACCGAACGCCTACCAGATTCTCGCCGCCGACTACGTCGACACCGTCGAAGGTACCGGCATGGTCCATCAGGCTGTCTATGGCGAAGACGATATGAACACGCTGAACGCGGCCGGGGTCAATTGCATCGACGTGCTCGACGCCAGCTGCACCTTCACCGCCGATTGCCCGGATTACGAAGGCATGTACGTCTTCGATGCCAACCTGCCGATTCTGCGCAACCTGCGCAACGGCGACGGCCCGCTGGCCCGCATCCCCGAGGACCACCGCGCCCTGCTCTTCCAGGAGAAGAGCTACGTGCACTCCTACCCGCACTGCTGGCGCTGCGGCACCCCGCTGATCTACAAGCCGGTCTCCTCCTGGTTCGTCTCCGTGACCAAGATCAAGGACCGTCTGCTCAAGAACAACCAGTTGATCAACTGGATTCCCGAGAACGTCAAGGACGGCCAGTTCGGCAAGTGGCTGCAGAACGCCCGCGACTGGTCGATTTCCCGCAACCGCTTCTGGGGCTCACCGATTCCCGTGTGGGTTTCCGACGACCCGAAATACCCGCGCGTCGACGTCTACGGCTCGCTTGACCAGCTCAAGGCCGACTTCGGCGACTACCCGCGCGACGGCGAGGGCAACGTCAATATGCACCGGCCCTATATCGACAATCTGACGCGCGTCAACCCCGACGATCCGACCGGCAAATCGCACATGCACCGCATCTCCGACGTGCTCGACTGCTGGTTCGAGTCCGGCTCCATGCCGTTCGCGCAGTTCCATTACCCCTTTGAGAACAAGGAGTATTTCGAGCAGCACTTCCCGGCCGACTACGTGGTCGAATATATCGGCCAGACCCGTGGCTGGTTCTACGTGCTGCACGTCATGGCCACCGCGTTGTTCGACAAGCCCGCCTTTAAGAACGTCATCTGCCACGGCATCGTGCTCGGCGACGACGGCCAGAAGATGAGCAAGCACCTGCGGAACTATCCGGACGTCAACGGCGTGTTCAACGACTACGGCTCCGACGCGATGCGCTGGTTCCTTATGTCCTCACCGATTCTGCGCGGCGGCAACCTCATCGTCACTGCCGACGGCATTCGCGACACGGTGCGCCAGGTACTCCTGCCTGTGTGGAGCTCGTACTACTTCTTCACGCTCTATGCCAACGCAGCTAATGGCGGTAAGGGCTATGACGCACGTGCGTTGAAGCCTGAGGAAGTCGCCGGCCTGCCGCAGATGGACCGCTACCTGCTGGCCCGCACCCGCAGGCTCGTGGTGTCGGTTGAGCATGCGCTCGATACGTTCGCCATCTCCGAGGCGTGCGCAGCGGTGCAGGACTTCATCGACATGCTCACCAACTGGTACATCCGCAACAACCGCGAACGTTTCTGGGATGAGGATGAGAATGCCTTCAACACCCTCTACACTGTGCTCGAGGTGCTGATGCGCGTCATGGCACCGCTGGCTCCGATGGAATCCGAGTCGATCTGGCGTGGCCTGACGGGCGGGGAATCCGTGCATCTGGCCGAATGGCCGTTCGTCACCGTGCAGGACGAGGAATCCCACGATGTCGGCGCGACCGCAGAATCTGAATCCGAACTCGACCACGGCAAGGAGACCGAGCTGGGTCGCGTGCTGGTCGATGATCCGGCGCTGGTCGCCGCCATGGAGCAGGTGCGCGAGGTCGTTTCCGGCACGCTCTCCCTACGCAAGGCCAGCCAGATTCGCGTGCGCCAGCCCCTGGCCAAACTCACCGTGTTGGTCGACGATCCCGAGGCCGTCGCCGCCTACGACGACATCCTCAAGACCGAGCTCAACGTGAAGGACGTGGAGTTCTCCACACTCGCCGACGCGCCCAAGCAGGGCCTCAAGATCGTGCACGACCTCAAGGTCAACGCACGTGCGGCCGGCCCAAGGCTGGGCAAGCAGGTGCAGTTCGCCATCAAGGCGTCCAAGTCCGGCGACTGGCACGTCGATGAGTCCGGCGCGCCCGTGGTCGAGACCCCCGATGGGGACCTGAAACTGGTCGAGGGCGAGTACACGCTCGTCAACCAGGTGGAGGAGGTCGGCGCCAAGGACCGCGCCAACGACGTCTCCGCGGCGCTGCCCAGCGGTGGTTTCGTCATCCTCGACACCGAGCTCAACGACGACCTGATCGCCGAAGGCTATGCCCGCGACGCCATCCGCGCCGTGCAGGACGCCCGCAAGGCCGCCGATCTCGACATCGCCGACCGCATCACGCTGACGCTTGACGTGCCGGCCGCCGATGCGCCCAAGGCCGAGCAGTTCCGCGATCTGATCGCGCACGAGACGCTCGCCACCACGCTCACCATCAACGCCGACCCGACCGCCGACGAGCTGAAGGCCACCGTGGCCAAGGCGTGA
- a CDS encoding thioredoxin domain-containing protein — MTLSSDDTDESSESEPETIEMRASAPSSPSGTTATGTIQPRKSHQRLIIGAITTVIVVALIAVIGVTAWRNHQKAQDANSPQALSEAYTALQNVSQKPAGATKQGGLPAYNKAKRNPQAPTVEIYEDFLCPYCAKLARQLEPTLIRLQDAGQINLEFHVVNFLDTPSTNRYSTRTASAVAYVSAHDPEHVAPFVSALFEKGFQPDENKYKDVSDEQIAKQAVKAGVDPQVAEAAVKGTYADYITKVTEYTAKRTELYTTIQGTHSFFTPTIRVNGHIWPVNVFGNLDKTPEQFCGSIGIERADVGNPNVMPKVGATGEPGAIKK; from the coding sequence ATGACATTGAGCAGTGACGACACCGACGAATCCAGCGAGAGCGAGCCAGAAACCATCGAAATGCGGGCTTCGGCACCATCATCCCCCAGTGGCACCACCGCCACAGGCACCATTCAGCCCCGAAAATCCCACCAGCGTCTGATCATCGGCGCCATCACCACGGTGATTGTGGTGGCCCTGATCGCGGTTATCGGCGTCACCGCCTGGCGCAACCACCAGAAGGCGCAGGACGCCAATTCCCCGCAGGCGTTATCGGAGGCCTACACCGCGTTGCAGAATGTCTCGCAGAAACCGGCTGGGGCCACCAAGCAAGGCGGTCTGCCGGCGTATAACAAGGCGAAACGGAACCCGCAGGCCCCCACCGTCGAGATCTACGAGGACTTCCTGTGCCCCTATTGCGCGAAGCTGGCCCGCCAGCTCGAGCCCACGCTCATCCGGTTGCAGGACGCCGGGCAGATCAATCTCGAATTCCATGTCGTCAACTTCCTCGACACGCCTTCCACCAACCGCTATTCCACACGCACCGCGAGCGCCGTGGCCTACGTCTCGGCCCACGACCCCGAGCATGTGGCGCCGTTCGTCTCGGCGCTCTTCGAAAAAGGTTTCCAGCCCGACGAGAACAAATACAAGGATGTCAGCGACGAACAGATTGCCAAGCAGGCCGTGAAGGCGGGAGTGGACCCGCAGGTCGCCGAAGCCGCCGTCAAAGGCACCTACGCGGACTACATCACCAAGGTGACCGAATACACGGCCAAGCGCACCGAGCTCTACACCACGATCCAAGGCACCCATAGCTTCTTCACGCCGACGATTCGGGTCAATGGGCACATCTGGCCGGTCAACGTCTTCGGCAACCTAGACAAGACACCCGAGCAGTTCTGCGGGAGCATCGGCATCGAGCGCGCGGATGTCGGCAACCCGAACGTGATGCCCAAGGTCGGGGCCACGGGCGAACCCGGAGCTATCAAGAAATAA